In Jannaschia sp. W003, the genomic stretch CCCCATGAAGCACGCCAAGCCCCTGCCGCAGAACCTCGTCCAGCGCTACCACGGCTGGAAGGCCACCACCCACGCCGAGAACGCGGCTTGGTACCGACGACTGGCCACCGAGGGGCAGCGCCCGCGCGCCATGGTGATCTCGTGCTGCGACAGCCGCGTGCACGTCACCTCGATCTTCGGGGCCGAGCAGGGCGAGTTCTTCATCCACCGCAACATCGCCAACCTCGTCCCCCCCTGCGAGCCCGACGGCAACCGCCACGGCACCTCGGCCGCCATCGAGTACGCGGTGACGGCGCTCCACGTCAGCCAGATCATCGTGATGGGCCACTCGCGCTGCGGCGGCGTGGCAGGCTGCGACGCGATGTGCTCGGGCAAGGCGCCCGCGCTCGACGAGCCCA encodes the following:
- a CDS encoding carbonic anhydrase, yielding MKHAKPLPQNLVQRYHGWKATTHAENAAWYRRLATEGQRPRAMVISCCDSRVHVTSIFGAEQGEFFIHRNIANLVPPCEPDGNRHGTSAAIEYAVTALHVSQIIVMGHSRCGGVAGCDAMCSGKAPALDEPTSFVGRWMDVLRPVHAEVAGIKDEAERLEALEKRAVLRSLENLMTFPFVASAVEAGTLALHGCWTDIASGDLQAFDPARGEFLAV